The proteins below are encoded in one region of Parvicella tangerina:
- a CDS encoding fructosamine kinase family protein — MWENKLKHSVEEELSEIKQTRVEILDVQNVHGGDINYAYQLDTNTGKYFIKVNKGLVFPKMFQQESLGLNFIKKSNTFETPKVITYKEGSDKAYLLLEWIQPGGPTPTFWEDFGRKLARMHACSSSYFGWESDNYIGSLKQYNRRTKNWSDFFVLQRLEPQLKMAVEKKIMKPEEVKSFEKLFAQLEKLFPVEPPALLHGDLWSGNYMVSSKGSPIIMDPAVYFGHREMDLAMTRLFGGFGEEMYRSYHEHFPLESEWEQRVDLCNLYPLLVHVNLFGRGYLSKVKEVLKHFS; from the coding sequence ATGTGGGAAAATAAGTTAAAACATAGCGTTGAAGAAGAACTTTCCGAGATAAAGCAAACGCGGGTTGAGATTTTAGATGTCCAAAATGTACATGGCGGAGATATTAACTATGCTTATCAGTTAGATACCAACACAGGAAAATATTTTATCAAAGTGAATAAGGGGTTGGTCTTCCCAAAAATGTTTCAACAGGAGTCACTCGGACTAAATTTCATCAAAAAATCAAACACCTTTGAGACACCTAAAGTGATAACATATAAAGAAGGTTCAGACAAGGCATACTTATTATTGGAATGGATTCAGCCAGGAGGTCCTACTCCTACGTTTTGGGAAGATTTTGGTAGAAAACTGGCTAGAATGCATGCGTGCTCGAGCAGCTATTTCGGTTGGGAGTCGGATAATTACATTGGTTCGCTTAAACAGTATAATCGAAGAACGAAAAACTGGTCAGACTTTTTTGTTTTGCAGCGGTTAGAGCCCCAACTTAAAATGGCAGTTGAAAAGAAAATCATGAAGCCAGAAGAGGTTAAGTCATTTGAAAAACTGTTTGCTCAATTAGAGAAACTTTTTCCAGTTGAACCTCCTGCTTTGTTGCACGGTGATTTGTGGTCAGGAAACTACATGGTTAGTTCAAAAGGAAGCCCCATAATCATGGATCCAGCGGTTTATTTTGGTCACCGTGAAATGGATCTTGCTATGACCAGATTGTTTGGTGGTTTTGGTGAAGAGATGTACAGGAGTTATCATGAACATTTTCCGCTCGAAAGTGAATGGGAGCAAAGGGTAGATTTATGTAACCTTTATCCGTTATTGGTTCATGTCAACTTGTTTGGAAGGGGGTACTTGAGTAAGGTGAAAGAGGTGTTGAAACACTTCTCATAA
- a CDS encoding DUF7793 family protein: MDEIEIGDHFTMMIKNGITHISVKPDTTVELEMVQKVVQHQREIQKGSPYLVLLDVSKAYGVTREAREYTSSEAVEGLQIAMAMLTQSLPIRLLANFFIKFDNPPAPTKMFNDYDLAISWLESYR, from the coding sequence ATGGACGAAATAGAAATTGGAGATCACTTCACCATGATGATAAAAAACGGCATCACGCATATCAGCGTTAAGCCAGACACCACCGTAGAGCTAGAAATGGTTCAGAAGGTTGTGCAACATCAACGTGAAATTCAAAAAGGCTCTCCATATTTAGTATTGCTCGATGTCTCTAAAGCCTATGGGGTTACCAGAGAAGCTAGAGAGTATACGTCAAGTGAAGCTGTAGAAGGACTGCAGATTGCTATGGCAATGCTTACCCAGTCTTTACCTATTCGCCTTTTAGCCAATTTCTTTATAAAGTTTGACAACCCTCCTGCTCCCACCAAAATGTTTAATGACTACGACCTCGCCATCTCGTGGTTGGAATCATATCGCTAA
- a CDS encoding alpha/beta hydrolase: MKLLLYISLGLLGLSSCLRLDPMLYNPYDDITEYQLDGYVGDYDSFFALDASYDIPDSLITVFTLPTSTERAIYAVYIGDQSAISTDTVILYNHGNTGHLDLYWQRAKLLANIGGKNRFGVLMIDYSGFGLSEGTISEENMYEDVNNAILWLEDMGLTEDRFMMYGFSLGTAPTCELTSQPRSLSPNKIILEAPFASAEVMIQDGSQLAMPGSYLTNLAIDNAEEIKNIQQPLLWIHGEDDDFVNIGHGELVYANHSGDYKIAIRIPGANHGTCPQTLGFEVYAQHILDFIEM; encoded by the coding sequence ATGAAATTATTGTTATACATATCTCTTGGATTGCTTGGACTATCCTCTTGTCTGAGGCTGGACCCTATGCTCTATAATCCTTACGATGACATTACAGAATACCAGCTTGATGGGTACGTTGGAGATTATGACAGTTTCTTTGCACTGGATGCTTCGTATGATATTCCAGATAGCCTAATCACCGTCTTCACCCTGCCGACATCAACGGAAAGAGCTATTTATGCCGTGTATATTGGTGATCAGTCGGCAATTAGCACCGACACGGTCATTCTATACAACCACGGGAACACAGGACATTTAGACCTCTATTGGCAGCGTGCGAAACTGTTGGCTAACATAGGAGGTAAGAATCGATTTGGTGTCTTAATGATCGACTACTCAGGTTTTGGTCTTTCCGAAGGTACCATCAGTGAAGAAAACATGTATGAAGATGTCAACAACGCCATTTTATGGCTTGAGGACATGGGATTAACTGAAGATCGATTCATGATGTATGGATTCAGTTTAGGAACCGCCCCTACGTGTGAACTAACAAGTCAACCCCGGAGTTTAAGCCCGAACAAAATCATTTTGGAAGCACCTTTTGCAAGCGCTGAGGTAATGATTCAAGATGGAAGTCAATTGGCCATGCCTGGATCTTACCTGACTAATTTAGCCATTGACAACGCTGAAGAGATCAAAAACATACAACAACCCCTACTCTGGATCCATGGAGAAGACGATGACTTTGTCAATATTGGTCATGGTGAACTCGTCTATGCCAATCACAGCGGAGATTATAAAATTGCCATTCGCATTCCAGGGGCTAACCATGGCACATGTCCGCAAACTCTTGGGTTCGAAGTTTATGCTCAGCATATTCTGGACTTCATAGAAATGTAA